The proteins below come from a single Asanoa ferruginea genomic window:
- a CDS encoding response regulator — MSIRVLLADDQELIRTGLRLFLDTQDGIEVVGEAQDGEEAVARAAELRPDVVVMDIRMPILDGVAATARLTAPGREHTPRVLILTTFDLDEYVYGALRAGAAGFLLKDARRDRLLEAIRVVHAGDALLSPTVTRRLIQEFAARPSVPARPSPLLDALTPREREVLVLVAGGLTNGEIAEKLVVTEATVKSHLGRVLAKVGARDRVQLVLFAFANGVVT, encoded by the coding sequence GTGAGCATCCGGGTGCTGCTGGCCGACGACCAGGAACTGATCCGCACCGGCCTCCGCCTCTTCCTCGACACCCAGGACGGGATCGAGGTCGTCGGCGAGGCCCAGGACGGCGAAGAGGCGGTGGCCCGCGCCGCCGAACTCCGCCCGGACGTGGTCGTCATGGACATCCGGATGCCCATCCTCGACGGCGTCGCGGCGACCGCGCGCCTCACCGCGCCCGGACGCGAGCACACGCCGCGGGTGCTCATCCTCACCACCTTCGATCTCGACGAGTACGTGTACGGCGCGCTGCGCGCTGGCGCGGCCGGCTTCCTCCTCAAGGACGCGCGACGCGACCGGCTCCTGGAGGCCATCCGGGTCGTCCACGCCGGCGACGCGTTGCTCTCCCCCACCGTCACGCGCCGACTGATCCAGGAGTTCGCCGCCCGCCCGTCGGTCCCCGCGCGCCCTTCGCCACTGCTCGACGCGCTGACCCCGCGGGAACGGGAGGTGCTCGTTCTCGTCGCCGGCGGACTGACCAACGGAGAGATCGCCGAGAAGCTCGTGGTCACCGAGGCGACCGTGAAGAGCCACCTCGGCCGCGTACTGGCCAAGGTCGGCGCCCGGGACCGCGTACAACTGGTGCTTTTCGCCTTTGCGAACGGGGTCGTTACTTAA
- a CDS encoding winged helix-turn-helix transcriptional regulator — protein sequence MPPRTLFETIDCSIARTMDVLGEPWTPLILRDLFIGITRFDALHAHLGVSRKILALRLRRLARDGIVVKRAYAERPERFDYVLTDKGWQLCDILLAISAWGDTWTTSPAGPPALIRHRRCDHLTIAEIRCSHCGEPLHAADVEVTPTRA from the coding sequence GTGCCGCCGCGTACCCTGTTCGAGACCATCGATTGTTCGATCGCCCGCACCATGGACGTGCTGGGCGAGCCGTGGACGCCGCTGATCCTGCGTGACCTGTTCATCGGCATCACCCGCTTCGACGCCTTGCACGCCCACCTCGGCGTATCCCGCAAGATCCTGGCCCTACGCCTTCGCCGCCTGGCCCGCGACGGGATCGTCGTCAAGCGCGCCTATGCCGAGCGGCCCGAGCGGTTCGACTATGTCCTCACCGACAAGGGCTGGCAGCTCTGCGACATCCTTCTGGCCATCAGCGCCTGGGGGGATACCTGGACAACGTCGCCGGCCGGGCCGCCCGCCCTGATCCGCCACCGCCGGTGCGACCACCTGACCATTGCCGAGATCCGTTGCTCTCACTGCGGTGAGCCCTTGCACGCCGCCGACGTCGAGGTCACACCGACGCGGGCATAG
- the trxA gene encoding thioredoxin, protein MDTRLIECLHCGRKNRVPAVADGIPRCGNCHQPLPWVTDARDDDFSDVAERARPLVLVDMWATWCGPCRQVSPALEQVARDLAGKVKLVKVDVDAAPSLAQRFSVQAVPTLMLMRDGQVISRRAGAAPASVLRSWVDQTLRGAAS, encoded by the coding sequence ATGGACACCCGCCTGATCGAATGCCTCCACTGTGGGCGCAAGAACAGGGTGCCCGCCGTCGCTGACGGGATTCCGCGGTGCGGGAACTGCCATCAGCCGCTGCCCTGGGTGACAGACGCGCGTGACGACGACTTCAGCGATGTTGCCGAGCGCGCGCGGCCGTTGGTGCTGGTGGACATGTGGGCGACGTGGTGCGGTCCGTGCCGGCAGGTGAGCCCGGCGCTGGAACAGGTGGCCCGGGATCTGGCGGGCAAGGTCAAGCTCGTGAAGGTCGACGTCGATGCCGCACCGTCGCTGGCACAACGGTTCTCAGTCCAGGCCGTGCCGACGCTCATGCTGATGCGCGACGGTCAGGTCATCAGCCGACGGGCCGGTGCCGCACCGGCGTCGGTCCTGCGTAGCTGGGTGGACCAGACGCTGCGGGGCGCGGCGTCCTAA
- a CDS encoding class I SAM-dependent methyltransferase has translation MGEIPSVATARDRRKNYRENMQAGFDALVELYYTYWGEFFHLAVFEPGDDPLDLVSAYEKTHRRYLDAIGGAEARRIIDVACGGGALSAWLADHTTAEVVGLDQSNSQLAHARRWLADGNRSNLRFIQHDIMHLDDVDEPPFDAAVCLDAACYLPDRKSALRGLAGRLRPGGRLLLVDWCRAERATKMQRELILDPLCRYWAIADLETAEGYRRSFEAAGFRIVELDDLSEHVLPNWERGYQAALRALAEPVKLGQLLRLAAVTATHGSVAIQAAKDQFQVALLAKAAGESGLLRYVSVLGEKV, from the coding sequence ATGGGTGAGATCCCCTCGGTGGCCACGGCGCGAGACCGCCGCAAGAACTATCGCGAGAACATGCAGGCCGGATTCGACGCCCTGGTCGAGCTCTACTACACCTACTGGGGCGAGTTCTTCCACCTGGCCGTGTTCGAACCGGGCGACGACCCGCTCGACCTGGTCAGCGCCTACGAGAAGACCCACCGGCGCTACCTCGACGCGATCGGCGGCGCAGAAGCACGGCGGATCATCGATGTGGCCTGCGGCGGCGGCGCCCTCTCGGCGTGGCTGGCCGACCACACGACCGCGGAGGTGGTCGGCCTCGACCAGTCCAACAGCCAACTCGCGCACGCCCGCCGCTGGCTCGCCGACGGCAACCGATCCAACCTGCGCTTCATCCAACACGACATCATGCACCTCGACGACGTCGACGAGCCCCCGTTCGACGCCGCGGTCTGCCTCGACGCGGCCTGCTACCTGCCGGACCGGAAGTCGGCCCTGCGCGGCCTGGCCGGGCGGCTGCGCCCGGGCGGCCGGCTGCTGCTCGTCGACTGGTGCCGCGCCGAGCGCGCGACGAAGATGCAGCGCGAACTGATCCTCGATCCACTGTGCCGCTACTGGGCGATCGCCGACCTGGAGACCGCCGAGGGCTACCGCCGGTCGTTCGAGGCCGCGGGCTTTCGCATCGTCGAACTCGACGACCTGTCAGAACACGTGCTGCCCAACTGGGAACGCGGCTACCAGGCGGCGCTCCGCGCCCTGGCCGAGCCGGTGAAACTCGGCCAACTCCTGCGCCTCGCCGCCGTCACCGCGACCCACGGCAGCGTGGCCATCCAGGCGGCCAAGGACCAGTTCCAGGTGGCCCTGCTGGCGAAGGCCGCCGGCGAGTCCGGCCTGCTGCGCTACGTCTCGGTCCTCGGCGAGAAGGTGTAG
- a CDS encoding ABC transporter ATP-binding protein, translating to MTQRLLTAERLTKRYRRLTAVDDVSFDVRPGVVTGFLGPNGAGKTTMLAMLAGLVRPTSGRVLLGGTPLRERPPQARTIGVAIDSCGAHPGRSARQHLRILAGFARLPRTRVEEVLELSGLTDVAGRRVGTFSLGMRQRLGLAAALLGDPEVLLLDEPANGLDPEGIRWLRTLLRERAARGRAVLVSSHLLSEAAHTVDDVVVVREGRMVHAGPIADLTPAGGVWVRTDEPGRLTEAVVRAGGRITADATTGRYLIDGLDAPVVADLARRAQVDLHELTPQSTSLEDVFLELTGARS from the coding sequence ATGACACAACGACTCCTCACAGCGGAGCGGCTCACCAAGCGCTACCGGCGGCTGACCGCGGTTGACGACGTCTCCTTCGACGTCCGCCCTGGCGTCGTCACCGGCTTCCTCGGGCCCAACGGTGCCGGCAAGACCACGATGCTGGCGATGCTGGCCGGCCTGGTGCGCCCGACCTCGGGCCGCGTCCTGCTCGGCGGCACGCCCCTGCGGGAACGCCCGCCGCAGGCCCGCACGATCGGCGTGGCGATCGACTCGTGCGGCGCCCACCCGGGCCGCTCGGCCCGCCAGCACCTGCGGATCCTGGCCGGATTCGCCCGGCTCCCCCGCACCCGCGTCGAGGAGGTGCTGGAGCTCTCGGGGCTCACCGACGTGGCGGGCCGGCGGGTCGGCACCTTCTCGCTCGGCATGCGCCAGCGGCTCGGGCTCGCGGCCGCCCTGCTCGGCGACCCCGAGGTGCTGCTGCTCGACGAACCGGCCAACGGCCTGGACCCCGAGGGGATCCGCTGGCTCCGCACGCTGCTGCGGGAGCGGGCCGCGCGGGGCCGGGCGGTGCTCGTGTCCAGCCACCTGCTCAGCGAAGCGGCACACACCGTCGACGATGTCGTCGTGGTGCGGGAAGGCCGGATGGTGCACGCCGGACCGATCGCCGACCTGACTCCGGCGGGCGGCGTATGGGTGCGCACCGACGAGCCCGGACGGCTCACCGAGGCGGTCGTCCGGGCCGGGGGCCGGATCACCGCCGATGCGACCACCGGGCGCTACCTGATCGACGGCCTGGACGCACCCGTGGTCGCCGACCTGGCCCGCCGCGCCCAGGTCGATCTGCACGAGCTGACGCCACAGTCCACCTCGCTGGAGGACGTGTTCCTCGAGCTGACGGGAGCCCGGTCATGA
- a CDS encoding Rid family hydrolase yields the protein MTIQKTTFDFGVPWEEAAGYTQAVLVDDWLYISGQLGHRPDGTLVSPALDGQQVVEQSTMKDQMIQTYVNARAVLAHFDCTFDNIVEEVVFAVDIKAALAVMREVRQQFYLGHKPRVTNTTVGTPALALPGQVVEIKFVARR from the coding sequence ATGACTATTCAAAAAACCACCTTTGACTTCGGCGTGCCGTGGGAAGAGGCGGCCGGCTACACCCAGGCGGTGCTGGTCGACGACTGGCTGTACATCTCCGGACAGTTGGGACATCGACCTGACGGAACGCTGGTCTCGCCGGCCCTCGACGGCCAACAGGTCGTCGAGCAGTCGACGATGAAGGACCAGATGATCCAGACGTACGTGAACGCCCGCGCAGTGCTCGCACACTTCGACTGCACCTTCGACAACATCGTCGAGGAGGTTGTGTTCGCGGTCGACATCAAGGCGGCGCTCGCGGTGATGCGTGAGGTGCGCCAGCAGTTCTACCTCGGGCACAAGCCCAGGGTCACGAACACCACCGTCGGTACGCCGGCGCTTGCGCTGCCCGGGCAGGTCGTGGAGATCAAGTTCGTTGCCCGTCGCTGA
- a CDS encoding alpha/beta fold hydrolase, with amino-acid sequence MGAASGVSDGGGSPEEPKPTIVLVHGAWADGSSWNGVTERLLDAGFDVRVPPDPLRSVKTDSETIADFLSTIPGPIILAGHSYGGAVITNAALGNANVKALVFVDAFAPAQGETVFQLSGPDSALSGDPATTFDAVPYPNSPPGDVDLYLKKNVFLESFANGVPAQMANILYTIQRPFAESAGAEPSGQPAWETIPSWWVLGTDDKVIPPAQQEFMAKRANSKVTEVDSGHLSLVSHPDVVADVILDAVHGTT; translated from the coding sequence GTGGGCGCCGCCTCGGGCGTCAGCGACGGCGGCGGTAGCCCAGAAGAGCCCAAGCCGACAATCGTGCTCGTGCACGGCGCCTGGGCCGACGGCTCCTCCTGGAACGGCGTCACCGAACGGCTGTTGGATGCGGGCTTCGACGTCCGCGTGCCCCCGGACCCCCTGCGCAGCGTGAAAACCGACTCCGAGACGATCGCCGACTTCCTGTCCACGATCCCAGGACCGATCATCCTGGCTGGACACTCCTACGGCGGAGCGGTCATCACCAACGCGGCCCTGGGCAACGCCAACGTCAAGGCGCTGGTCTTCGTCGACGCGTTCGCACCCGCGCAGGGTGAGACGGTCTTCCAGCTCTCCGGACCCGACTCCGCGCTCTCCGGCGATCCCGCCACGACGTTCGACGCCGTCCCGTACCCCAACTCCCCGCCCGGCGACGTCGACCTCTACCTCAAGAAGAACGTGTTCCTGGAGTCGTTCGCCAACGGTGTGCCCGCCCAGATGGCGAACATCCTCTACACCATCCAGCGCCCGTTCGCGGAAAGCGCCGGCGCGGAGCCCTCGGGCCAGCCCGCCTGGGAGACCATCCCCTCGTGGTGGGTGCTCGGCACCGACGACAAGGTCATTCCGCCGGCACAGCAGGAATTCATGGCCAAGCGCGCCAACTCCAAGGTCACCGAGGTCGACTCCGGCCACCTGTCACTGGTCAGCCACCCCGACGTCGTGGCCGACGTCATCCTCGACGCCGTGCACGGCACCACCTGA
- a CDS encoding glycoside hydrolase family 19 protein codes for MPRLRALLVALAMVLAGGVVAIIPATAAQAAACTAAWQASTVYWGGNQASRNGRNYQAKWWTQGEAPPGTTGVWQDLGACDGGGGNPGNPGGSCNYPNWVAGTWYATGAIVRYTNGLYYIAEHDNPGYDPIISTWYWDPFTCGGGGNPTDPPPTGGFVVSEAQFNQMFPGRNSFYTYSGLVAALSAYPAFAKSGSTTVQRQEAAAFLANVHHETGGLVYIVEQNTANYPHYCDPNQPYGCPAGQAAYYGRGPIQLSWNFNYNAAGNALGLPLLTNPWLVQTDAAVAWKTGIWYWMTQNGPGTMTPHNAMVNGAGFGETIRSINGSIECNGGNPAQVQSRVTRYQQFVGILGVPAGNNLSC; via the coding sequence ATGCCGAGACTGCGTGCCCTTCTCGTAGCCCTCGCCATGGTCCTCGCCGGCGGAGTCGTCGCGATCATCCCGGCGACCGCGGCTCAGGCCGCGGCCTGCACGGCCGCGTGGCAGGCCTCGACCGTCTACTGGGGAGGCAACCAGGCCTCCCGCAACGGTCGCAACTACCAGGCGAAATGGTGGACGCAGGGCGAGGCCCCGCCCGGCACCACCGGCGTGTGGCAAGACCTCGGCGCCTGCGACGGCGGCGGCGGAAACCCCGGCAACCCCGGCGGAAGCTGCAACTACCCGAACTGGGTCGCCGGCACCTGGTATGCGACCGGCGCGATCGTCCGCTACACCAACGGCCTCTACTACATCGCCGAGCACGACAACCCGGGCTACGACCCGATCATCAGCACCTGGTATTGGGATCCGTTCACCTGCGGCGGTGGCGGCAACCCGACCGACCCGCCGCCGACGGGCGGTTTCGTGGTCAGCGAGGCGCAGTTCAACCAGATGTTCCCGGGTCGGAACTCCTTCTACACCTACTCCGGGCTGGTCGCCGCGCTCAGCGCCTACCCGGCGTTCGCCAAGTCGGGCAGCACCACGGTGCAGCGCCAGGAGGCCGCGGCCTTCCTCGCCAACGTGCACCACGAGACCGGCGGGCTCGTCTACATCGTCGAGCAGAACACCGCGAACTACCCGCACTACTGCGACCCGAACCAGCCCTATGGCTGCCCGGCCGGCCAGGCCGCTTACTACGGCCGTGGTCCGATCCAGCTGAGCTGGAACTTCAACTACAACGCCGCCGGCAACGCGCTCGGCCTGCCCCTGCTGACCAACCCCTGGCTGGTGCAGACCGACGCGGCGGTCGCCTGGAAGACCGGCATCTGGTATTGGATGACGCAGAACGGTCCCGGCACGATGACACCGCACAACGCGATGGTCAACGGCGCCGGCTTCGGCGAGACCATCCGCAGCATCAACGGGTCGATCGAGTGCAATGGCGGCAACCCCGCCCAGGTGCAGAGCCGCGTCACCCGCTATCAACAGTTCGTCGGCATCCTCGGCGTACCCGCCGGAAACAACCTGTCCTGCTGA
- a CDS encoding nitroreductase/quinone reductase family protein: MPSVPSDEEFLTYNRGVIDEFRANHGVVTQPPFPVLLLTTTGARTGRRTTVPLGFAVDDDGRVYVVASKAGGPKHPAWFHNLRANESVTVELGAGSFEARAVVTTGEERDRLYRRVAGDDNAYAKNTDRVFPVIVLDGVPTPASGMHISQPQKTG, translated from the coding sequence ATGCCCAGTGTGCCGTCCGACGAGGAGTTCTTGACCTACAACCGGGGCGTCATCGACGAGTTCCGCGCCAACCACGGCGTCGTCACCCAGCCGCCGTTCCCGGTCCTGCTGTTGACCACGACGGGGGCACGCACCGGGCGCCGCACCACCGTGCCGCTCGGCTTCGCTGTCGACGACGACGGGCGGGTCTACGTGGTCGCTTCCAAGGCCGGCGGCCCGAAGCACCCGGCGTGGTTCCACAACCTACGGGCCAACGAGTCGGTGACGGTCGAGCTGGGCGCCGGATCTTTCGAGGCCCGGGCCGTCGTGACGACGGGCGAAGAGCGCGACCGGCTCTACCGGAGGGTCGCCGGCGACGACAACGCGTACGCGAAGAACACCGACCGGGTCTTTCCTGTCATCGTCCTCGACGGCGTTCCCACACCCGCCTCGGGCATGCACATCTCCCAACCGCAAAAGACAGGCTAA
- a CDS encoding ABC transporter permease, which yields MTLIIGELRKLLTIRTALWFGLASVALAVLNVVIVALASGTLDEVTEKEEALGGMPLLLLFFGVVAVTAEFRHHTAAPTVLVSGRGRGAVTAARLAATLVVGLGLAALTTGASFAVGVPILASHQPGPDLSTAQLISLGGGCVLAGTLSVLVGAALGGLLRNQIAAVVAGIVFYFVAPSLIGMISSSAVDYTPFGSLQVLTRGVHGSAHSLPASAAALAAWAAGLAVFAVLAEQRRDLR from the coding sequence ATGACCTTGATCATCGGTGAGCTGCGCAAACTCCTCACGATCCGCACCGCACTGTGGTTCGGGCTCGCGTCCGTCGCTCTCGCGGTCCTCAACGTCGTCATCGTCGCGCTCGCCTCCGGGACGCTCGACGAAGTCACCGAGAAGGAGGAGGCGCTCGGCGGGATGCCGCTGCTCCTGCTGTTCTTCGGCGTGGTGGCCGTCACGGCGGAGTTCCGGCACCACACCGCGGCGCCGACGGTGCTCGTGTCCGGCCGCGGCCGGGGCGCCGTCACCGCCGCCCGATTGGCCGCGACCCTCGTCGTCGGGCTGGGGCTGGCCGCCCTCACGACCGGAGCGTCATTCGCCGTCGGCGTGCCGATCCTCGCCTCGCACCAACCCGGCCCCGACCTCAGCACCGCACAGTTGATCTCATTGGGGGGTGGCTGCGTCCTCGCCGGAACCCTCTCGGTGCTGGTCGGCGCCGCCCTCGGCGGCCTGCTCCGCAACCAGATCGCGGCCGTGGTGGCCGGCATCGTCTTCTACTTCGTCGCGCCGTCACTCATCGGCATGATCAGCAGTTCGGCGGTCGACTACACCCCGTTCGGCAGCCTCCAGGTGCTCACCCGGGGCGTACACGGCTCGGCGCACTCCCTACCGGCCTCGGCCGCGGCGCTCGCGGCCTGGGCCGCCGGGCTGGCGGTGTTCGCCGTGCTCGCCGAACAGCGCCGAGATCTACGATGA
- a CDS encoding sensor histidine kinase: MTWYAAPRLRGRWLSPRAERVLVDLLAVLVGVAGELSLLYNDSSPVHVLPVLLTVGAGTALFGRRRHPVLVLAVMLATTGLLFAMGEYPGGMLVCVALFTVADLCPAQVSVLALIGATAVLVALSVSSVPVPVAVWAVGAALRSRRRHHDDLRARAAAERAEHEQQKAIAAYEERAAIARELHDIVAHSVTVMLVGVRGARDVLPTSTEVAADVLGRVEASGEQSMVELRRLLALLRSEKPGATAPHRPLPGLAELAELAATFRTVGLAVTLEIDGEPPVLDEGVALSVYRIVEEALTNVLRHARTDHALVRVTTGPGHLDLAVSDSGVGPSGQAAPGGHGLVGMRERVRLLGGTFAAGPGSGGGFRVAAHVPIAVAP; this comes from the coding sequence ATGACCTGGTACGCAGCCCCCCGGTTGCGCGGTCGGTGGCTCAGTCCCCGCGCCGAGCGGGTGCTGGTCGACCTCCTCGCGGTCCTGGTGGGCGTCGCGGGCGAATTGTCCCTGCTCTACAACGACTCGTCCCCGGTCCACGTGCTGCCGGTGCTCCTCACGGTGGGCGCCGGCACCGCACTGTTCGGCCGGCGCCGCCATCCCGTCCTGGTGCTGGCGGTCATGCTCGCCACGACCGGTCTCCTGTTCGCCATGGGTGAATACCCGGGCGGCATGTTGGTCTGTGTCGCGCTGTTCACCGTCGCCGACCTCTGCCCGGCCCAGGTGTCGGTGCTGGCCCTGATCGGCGCCACGGCCGTCCTGGTGGCGCTCTCGGTGAGTTCGGTGCCCGTGCCGGTGGCCGTGTGGGCGGTGGGCGCCGCGCTGCGGAGCCGCCGCCGGCACCACGACGACCTGCGGGCCCGCGCCGCTGCCGAAAGAGCGGAACACGAACAACAGAAGGCCATCGCGGCGTACGAGGAGCGAGCGGCGATCGCGCGCGAACTCCACGACATCGTCGCGCACTCGGTGACGGTGATGCTGGTCGGCGTACGCGGCGCCCGGGATGTCCTGCCGACCTCGACCGAGGTCGCCGCCGACGTGCTGGGCCGGGTGGAGGCCAGCGGCGAGCAGAGCATGGTGGAACTGCGCCGGCTCCTCGCCCTGCTGCGCTCGGAGAAGCCCGGCGCGACGGCGCCACACCGGCCGTTGCCGGGTCTGGCCGAACTCGCCGAACTGGCGGCCACCTTCCGCACGGTCGGCCTCGCGGTCACCCTGGAGATCGACGGCGAGCCCCCGGTGCTCGACGAAGGGGTCGCGCTGTCGGTCTACCGGATCGTCGAGGAAGCCCTGACCAACGTTTTGCGGCACGCCAGGACCGACCACGCGCTCGTCCGGGTCACGACCGGGCCGGGCCACCTCGACCTCGCGGTGTCCGACTCTGGCGTGGGGCCATCGGGACAGGCCGCGCCCGGCGGCCACGGGCTCGTCGGCATGCGCGAACGCGTCCGGCTGCTCGGCGGGACGTTCGCGGCCGGACCCGGTTCCGGCGGCGGCTTCCGGGTCGCCGCACACGTGCCGATCGCGGTGGCCCCGTGA
- a CDS encoding DUF2267 domain-containing protein yields the protein MVDTGFAAFSTTVDRTNRVLKEIESAYGWPKERRNHSYAALRAVLHALRDRLSVDEAAQLAAQFPVLIRGIYYDGWDPSRVPQRMDRDEFMGRVRREFSYDVEGGMPSDLAAVVSA from the coding sequence ATGGTCGACACCGGATTCGCGGCCTTCAGTACGACGGTGGATCGGACGAACCGGGTGCTCAAGGAGATCGAGTCGGCCTACGGATGGCCGAAGGAAAGGCGCAACCACTCGTACGCCGCTCTGCGCGCTGTGCTGCACGCGCTGCGTGACCGGCTCAGCGTCGACGAGGCGGCACAGCTGGCTGCCCAGTTCCCGGTGTTGATCCGGGGCATCTATTACGACGGCTGGGATCCCAGTCGTGTTCCGCAGCGAATGGATCGCGACGAGTTCATGGGGCGGGTGCGTCGGGAGTTTTCGTACGACGTCGAGGGCGGCATGCCGAGCGACCTGGCGGCCGTCGTCTCGGCCTAA
- a CDS encoding haloalkane dehalogenase: MIPMAGDKRRVDVDGTGIAVVEAGEGDPIVFLHGNPTSSFLWREVLPHLAPLGRCLAPDLAGMGDSDPLPGPAMRFVDHAAFLERLLERLGVRERVVLVLHDWGSALGFDWARRHADAVRGIAYMEAIVAPLTPAHFADGGEFIGRVRGPEGERLVLEENVFIEGFLPSGVLRALTTEELDVYRRPWREPGEARRQLLVWPRELPLDGEPADVTAIVEASGAWLATTPVPKLFINAEPGLFLVGAPREQCRTWPNQRELTVPGIHFVQEDSPDQIGTAIAAWVRELP, from the coding sequence ATGATCCCGATGGCTGGCGACAAGCGACGCGTCGACGTGGATGGCACCGGGATCGCGGTCGTCGAGGCCGGCGAAGGCGACCCGATCGTCTTTCTGCACGGCAACCCGACCTCGTCCTTCCTCTGGCGCGAGGTGCTGCCCCACCTCGCACCGCTCGGTCGCTGCCTGGCACCCGATCTCGCCGGGATGGGCGACTCCGACCCGCTGCCCGGGCCTGCCATGCGGTTTGTCGACCACGCCGCCTTCCTGGAGCGCCTGCTGGAGCGGCTCGGCGTCCGTGAGCGGGTCGTGCTCGTGCTGCACGACTGGGGCTCGGCGCTCGGCTTCGACTGGGCCCGCCGGCACGCCGACGCGGTGCGCGGGATCGCCTACATGGAAGCGATCGTGGCGCCGCTGACGCCGGCGCATTTCGCTGACGGCGGTGAGTTCATCGGGCGCGTCCGGGGCCCGGAAGGCGAGCGGCTCGTTCTCGAGGAGAACGTGTTCATCGAAGGCTTCCTGCCGAGTGGCGTCTTGCGCGCGCTCACCACCGAGGAACTCGACGTCTACCGCCGCCCGTGGCGCGAACCCGGCGAAGCGCGCCGCCAGCTCCTCGTCTGGCCGCGCGAGCTGCCGCTCGACGGTGAGCCCGCCGACGTCACCGCCATCGTCGAGGCCAGTGGGGCGTGGCTTGCCACGACGCCGGTGCCGAAGCTGTTCATCAACGCCGAGCCGGGCCTGTTCCTCGTCGGCGCACCCCGCGAGCAGTGCCGCACCTGGCCCAACCAGCGCGAGCTCACCGTCCCGGGGATCCATTTCGTGCAGGAGGACTCCCCCGACCAGATCGGCACCGCGATCGCCGCATGGGTGCGCGAGCTGCCCTGA
- a CDS encoding SAM-dependent methyltransferase, with protein sequence MIRPEAGHVLREPQDRASKPATAARIYDYFLGGTYNFEADRQAAQKMIELFPMVRAGARNNRAFLRRAVRHIATAGITQFLDIGSGIPTEGNVHDAVQKIQPGARVAYVDIDPVAVSESLDLLTGNDDATAIRADLREPRSILDHPAVRGMLDFDQPIALLLSAVLHFVPDDKLATDIVETLLDALPAGSYLLLSHGSVEGMPERAQQLEGAKDLYKRDTASLLSPRTREEVLRFFDGLQLVEPGLVWVPQWRPEPGDPTDFIDNPTMSASLGGVAVKS encoded by the coding sequence ATGATCCGACCGGAGGCTGGCCACGTGCTGCGAGAACCACAGGACCGCGCGTCGAAGCCGGCCACTGCGGCCCGCATCTACGACTACTTCCTTGGCGGCACCTACAACTTCGAGGCCGACCGGCAGGCGGCCCAGAAGATGATCGAGCTGTTTCCGATGGTGCGCGCCGGAGCCCGCAACAACCGGGCGTTCCTGCGGCGGGCCGTGCGACACATCGCCACCGCGGGGATCACCCAGTTCCTCGACATCGGCTCCGGCATCCCCACCGAGGGCAACGTCCACGATGCCGTCCAGAAGATCCAGCCCGGCGCCCGGGTGGCCTACGTCGACATCGATCCCGTCGCGGTCTCCGAAAGCCTCGACCTGCTGACCGGCAACGACGACGCCACCGCGATCCGGGCCGACCTGCGCGAGCCCCGGTCGATCCTCGACCACCCGGCCGTGCGCGGCATGCTCGACTTCGACCAGCCGATCGCGTTGCTGCTGTCGGCGGTGCTGCACTTCGTCCCCGACGACAAGCTCGCCACGGACATCGTCGAGACGCTGCTCGACGCGTTGCCCGCCGGCAGCTACCTGCTGCTCTCGCACGGGTCGGTCGAGGGCATGCCCGAGCGGGCGCAGCAGCTCGAGGGCGCCAAGGATCTCTACAAGCGCGACACCGCGAGCCTGCTCTCTCCCCGTACCCGTGAAGAGGTCCTGCGGTTCTTCGATGGCTTGCAACTCGTCGAGCCTGGCCTGGTGTGGGTGCCGCAGTGGCGCCCCGAGCCGGGCGATCCGACCGACTTCATCGACAACCCGACCATGAGCGCCAGCCTGGGTGGGGTCGCGGTCAAGAGCTGA
- a CDS encoding aquaporin yields the protein MAERGTVSGAHLNPAVTLAFAIRGNRAGASAAQGSLGGDDPAAL from the coding sequence GTGGCGGAACGGGGTACGGTCTCCGGCGCCCACCTCAACCCCGCGGTGACGCTGGCGTTCGCGATCCGCGGCAACCGGGCCGGCGCCTCGGCCGCGCAGGGGAGCCTCGGCGGCGACGACCCGGCCGCCTTGTGA